The Crocosphaera subtropica ATCC 51142 genome includes a window with the following:
- a CDS encoding pentapeptide repeat-containing protein, whose protein sequence is MSESAPSLHLHTAYNPYPKCVFLQVTPRPSATSQGQFTLELNFRFNEQEKSLLNGQIRFGIKGGKLNLIVQQGKLIEPQFNSDVPFKLIDSSDQSTIWHLIAQTGQSTLKIDNSCSLATIEPTDESVKVNISYTINLADISITDITGLWRHDIHPNKHSILERKLAQFLWKQRLSPEISMIQLTSKALEVKKIDSPTTNVEPQHLADLHQLINNIYDIKTNNLLELIKIAGLNSKIDLAGGNFLGTELSGIELSGANLTHSNFRGANLTDADLSEAILSYTRFSGADLSGAYLGNANLQQADFYRSSLALANLIGADLRGANLQEVNLTQTNLSGALVQGSKFGNNEGMTPEIQTNLLERGAIFPEE, encoded by the coding sequence ATGTCGGAATCAGCCCCCTCTCTCCACCTCCACACCGCTTATAATCCTTATCCAAAGTGCGTTTTTCTTCAAGTCACCCCCAGACCATCAGCAACGTCTCAGGGGCAATTTACCCTAGAGTTAAATTTCCGCTTCAATGAACAGGAAAAATCCTTACTCAATGGTCAAATTAGGTTTGGTATCAAAGGGGGTAAACTTAATCTAATAGTACAACAAGGAAAGCTCATTGAACCTCAATTCAATAGTGATGTACCGTTTAAGTTAATAGACTCTTCTGATCAAAGTACGATATGGCATTTAATTGCTCAAACAGGACAATCTACCCTCAAAATTGATAATTCATGTTCCTTAGCCACGATTGAACCTACCGATGAATCGGTTAAGGTTAATATCTCTTATACGATTAATTTAGCAGATATTTCTATCACCGATATCACTGGGTTATGGCGACATGATATCCATCCCAATAAACATAGTATTTTAGAACGGAAACTGGCTCAATTTTTGTGGAAACAAAGACTGTCTCCTGAAATTTCTATGATTCAATTAACCTCTAAGGCATTAGAAGTCAAAAAAATAGATAGTCCTACCACTAATGTTGAACCACAACACCTTGCTGATTTACATCAATTAATTAATAACATTTATGATATTAAAACTAACAATTTATTAGAATTAATTAAAATTGCAGGATTAAATTCTAAAATTGATTTAGCAGGAGGCAATTTTTTAGGCACAGAATTAAGTGGTATTGAGTTAAGTGGGGCAAATTTAACTCACAGTAATTTTCGAGGGGCGAATTTAACCGATGCTGATTTGAGTGAGGCTATATTAAGTTATACTCGGTTTAGTGGGGCTGATCTCAGTGGGGCTTACTTAGGTAATGCCAACTTACAACAAGCAGATTTTTACCGCAGTAGTCTGGCGTTAGCTAATTTAATTGGGGCTGATTTAAGGGGGGCTAATTTACAAGAAGTTAACTTGACTCAAACCAATTTAAGTGGTGCTTTAGTACAAGGGTCTAAGTTTGGCAATAATGAGGGAATGACCCCAGAAATCCAAACCAATCTATTAGAAAGGGGGGCAATTTTTCCTGAAGAATAA
- the nagA gene encoding N-acetylglucosamine-6-phosphate deacetylase, with protein sequence MLKDITIINAKLHGYQEHQKILINEQGKIEDIQGMGAIDSTKTGDKVYDAKGDWISLGGIDLQINGGLGLPFTDIQEKHLPKLHQICEFLWQEGIDGFLPTLVTTSVDNIQRSLSILERFIKIQTEENVPTAKVLGVHLEGPFLNHEKKGAHPAQYLLTPSVEAIEWLLGNYESIVKIITLAPELDITNEVIPYLSSRGIVASLGHSQANAKEAKKAFEMGASMVTHAFNAMPPLHHRQPGLLGEAIINSNVYCGLIADGNHVCPTMIELLLRGSLYERGVFLVSDALAPIGLGDGVYPWDNRQIEVKQGTARLANGTLAGTTLPLLVGVKNLVEWQLCPIGNGIALATESPRKAIKLPAMSPGQPANLLQWHWDNENNQLNWKRL encoded by the coding sequence ATGCTAAAAGATATTACCATCATTAATGCTAAATTACATGGATATCAAGAACACCAAAAAATCCTGATTAATGAGCAAGGAAAGATCGAAGATATCCAAGGAATGGGAGCAATAGATTCAACTAAAACAGGGGATAAAGTTTATGATGCGAAAGGAGACTGGATCTCCCTAGGAGGGATTGATTTACAAATAAATGGGGGATTAGGATTGCCCTTTACAGACATCCAAGAAAAACACCTACCCAAGTTACACCAAATTTGTGAATTTTTATGGCAAGAAGGAATTGATGGCTTTTTGCCTACCTTAGTAACAACCTCAGTAGACAATATACAGCGATCGCTCTCTATTCTTGAACGGTTTATAAAGATTCAAACTGAAGAAAACGTTCCAACAGCAAAAGTGTTAGGAGTCCATTTAGAAGGACCTTTTTTAAATCACGAAAAAAAAGGCGCACATCCCGCTCAATATCTTTTAACCCCTTCGGTTGAAGCCATAGAATGGCTATTAGGTAATTATGAATCTATCGTTAAAATTATTACTTTAGCTCCTGAATTAGATATAACTAATGAGGTAATTCCTTATCTATCTTCTAGGGGAATTGTTGCTAGTTTAGGTCATTCTCAAGCCAATGCAAAAGAGGCTAAAAAAGCGTTTGAAATGGGTGCTTCAATGGTGACTCATGCCTTTAATGCAATGCCTCCTTTACATCATCGTCAACCTGGATTATTAGGGGAAGCAATAATCAATTCTAATGTTTATTGTGGTTTAATTGCTGATGGTAATCATGTCTGTCCGACCATGATTGAATTATTACTTAGAGGCAGTCTTTATGAAAGAGGCGTTTTCTTAGTGAGTGATGCTTTGGCCCCCATTGGTTTAGGAGATGGGGTTTATCCTTGGGATAACCGACAAATTGAAGTAAAACAAGGAACAGCAAGACTGGCTAACGGGACATTAGCAGGAACAACTTTACCCTTATTAGTAGGAGTGAAAAACTTAGTTGAATGGCAATTATGCCCCATAGGGAATGGGATCGCTTTAGCCACAGAATCCCCTAGAAAAGCGATTAAACTTCCAGCAATGTCACCAGGTCAACCTGCTAATTTATTACAATGGCATTGGGATAACGAAAATAATCAACTTAATTGGAAACGACTGTAA
- the purE gene encoding 5-(carboxyamino)imidazole ribonucleotide mutase has translation MTSSSAVIGIIMGSDSDLPTMEKAIAVCERFEIEWEVAIVSAHRTPEKMVNYAKTAHERGLKVIIAGAGGAAHLPGMVASLTPLPVIGVPVSTRHLQGVDSLYSIVQMPRGIPVATVAIGNAQNAGLLAVQILASHDATLLKKVQDYRQELEQMVLDKQENLGKLGYEAYLKEMKD, from the coding sequence ATGACTTCTTCCTCTGCTGTAATCGGTATTATCATGGGTAGTGACTCAGACTTGCCCACAATGGAGAAAGCCATCGCTGTTTGTGAGAGGTTTGAAATAGAATGGGAAGTGGCGATCGTTTCAGCCCATCGTACTCCCGAAAAGATGGTGAACTATGCCAAAACTGCCCATGAACGGGGTTTAAAAGTGATTATTGCCGGCGCAGGAGGCGCAGCCCATCTTCCTGGTATGGTTGCTTCTTTGACTCCTTTACCGGTCATTGGAGTCCCCGTTTCTACTCGTCATTTACAAGGGGTGGACTCTTTGTATTCGATCGTACAGATGCCTAGGGGCATTCCTGTCGCCACTGTAGCCATCGGTAATGCTCAAAATGCGGGACTGTTAGCGGTTCAAATCTTAGCTTCTCATGATGCCACCTTACTGAAGAAAGTACAGGACTATCGACAAGAATTAGAACAGATGGTGTTAGATAAACAGGAAAACTTGGGAAAACTGGGTTACGAAGCTTATTTAAAGGAAATGAAAGATTGA
- the recA gene encoding recombinase RecA, with the protein MAAITNNPDKEKALGLVLNQIERNFGKGSIMRLGDAARMKVETISTGALTLDLALGGGLPMGRVVEIYGPESSGKTTLALHAIAEVQKAGGVAAFVDAEHALDPTYSAALGVDINNLLVAQPDTGESALEIVDQLVRSAAVDVVVIDSVAALVPRAEIEGEMGDTQVGLQARLMSKALRKIAGNIGKSGCVVIFLNQLRQKIGITYGSPEVTTGGTALKFYASVRLDIRRIQTLKKGSEGEYGIRAKVKVAKNKVAPPFRIAEFDIIFGQGISRMGCMLDLAEQSDVVLRKGAWYSYNGDNISQGRDNAVKYLEENPKIAETIEQQVREKLELGSLSFAISQGDGEEEE; encoded by the coding sequence ATGGCTGCGATTACAAACAATCCTGATAAAGAAAAGGCATTAGGCTTAGTTCTCAACCAAATTGAGCGAAATTTCGGTAAAGGCTCCATTATGCGTCTAGGAGACGCAGCCAGAATGAAGGTGGAAACCATCTCAACCGGGGCTTTAACCCTAGATCTAGCCTTGGGGGGTGGACTCCCGATGGGAAGAGTGGTTGAGATTTACGGGCCAGAAAGTTCTGGGAAAACAACCCTCGCCCTTCATGCGATCGCAGAGGTGCAAAAGGCTGGTGGTGTGGCGGCTTTTGTAGATGCAGAACACGCTTTAGATCCCACTTATTCGGCTGCTTTGGGGGTCGATATTAATAATTTATTGGTCGCTCAACCGGATACCGGAGAATCTGCCTTAGAAATTGTCGATCAATTAGTGCGATCGGCTGCGGTGGATGTGGTCGTGATCGACTCGGTTGCTGCCTTAGTTCCCCGTGCAGAAATTGAAGGGGAAATGGGAGATACTCAAGTGGGTTTGCAAGCTCGTTTAATGAGTAAAGCCTTGCGTAAAATTGCGGGAAATATTGGTAAATCTGGCTGTGTGGTCATTTTCCTGAACCAGTTACGGCAAAAAATTGGTATCACTTATGGTAGTCCCGAAGTCACCACCGGAGGAACTGCACTGAAATTTTACGCTTCGGTGCGTTTAGATATTCGTCGCATTCAAACCCTGAAAAAAGGTAGTGAAGGGGAATATGGAATTCGTGCCAAGGTGAAAGTGGCTAAAAATAAAGTAGCCCCACCCTTTCGCATTGCTGAATTTGACATCATTTTTGGTCAGGGAATTTCTCGTATGGGATGTATGTTAGATTTAGCTGAACAAAGTGATGTGGTTCTTCGTAAAGGAGCTTGGTATAGTTACAACGGAGACAATATTTCTCAAGGAAGAGATAATGCCGTCAAATATTTAGAAGAAAATCCTAAGATTGCCGAAACCATTGAACAACAGGTACGGGAAAAGTTAGAACTGGGATCTTTGAGCTTTGCTATTTCTCAAGGAGATGGAGAAGAAGAAGAATAA
- a CDS encoding cobyrinate a,c-diamide synthase has translation MTLIIAGDRSGTGKTTITLALLAFLRQKSAKVQSFKVGPDYIDPMFHSYITSRPCRNLDPILTSVSYVKSCFEQHCHGVDYALVEGVMGLFDGVPLKKAIPPYPPFQRGTGRRQEIENFCQDYGSTAHIARILNIPVVLVIDCSRLSGSVAAIAHGYRSLDLNINLVGVILNQVASDRHLTLLETALNPLNLPILGVIRRQEDLTIPDRHLGLVPTDELSELNQFIDKLAYLAQTCFNWEQLLPYLTPSPCHLLKKAEYHPPIPPLVKGGMGGSIKIAIAKDKAFNFYYPDNLDILEQLGATICYWSPLKDETLPEGTVGLYFGGGFPEMFAEALSRNQNALNAVKQAIINGMPTYAECGGLMYLCQEIVDFKGKSWPMVEILPTTAKMGQKLTLGYRQAIASGSSFLLKQGDPIWGHEFHRSQLTHSPAQPIFNLSSWQENSPRYGEGWHLYNLHASYLHLHFGGCPQIAEKFFCHTLDFFRNLALD, from the coding sequence GTGACATTAATTATTGCTGGCGATCGCAGTGGAACAGGCAAAACAACGATAACCTTAGCTTTACTAGCATTTTTAAGACAAAAATCGGCCAAGGTTCAATCCTTTAAAGTGGGTCCCGATTATATCGATCCTATGTTCCACAGTTATATCACAAGTCGTCCCTGTCGTAACTTAGACCCAATTTTGACCTCTGTGAGCTATGTCAAATCCTGTTTTGAGCAACATTGTCACGGGGTTGATTATGCTCTGGTTGAAGGGGTTATGGGGTTATTTGATGGGGTTCCTTTGAAGAAGGCGATCCCCCCATACCCCCCTTTCCAAAGGGGGACAGGCAGGAGGCAGGAAATAGAAAATTTTTGTCAGGATTATGGAAGTACGGCACATATTGCTCGAATTTTAAATATTCCTGTGGTTTTAGTCATTGATTGTAGTCGGTTATCGGGATCGGTGGCGGCGATCGCTCATGGATACCGTTCCCTTGATCTCAATATTAACCTTGTAGGAGTGATTTTAAATCAAGTGGCAAGCGATCGCCATTTGACCTTACTTGAAACCGCTTTAAATCCTCTGAATCTACCGATTTTAGGGGTTATTCGTCGTCAAGAAGATTTGACCATTCCTGATCGCCATTTAGGGTTAGTTCCCACTGATGAACTTTCAGAATTGAATCAGTTTATTGATAAGTTAGCTTATTTGGCCCAAACTTGTTTTAATTGGGAGCAACTTTTGCCTTACCTTACCCCATCACCCTGTCATCTTTTGAAGAAGGCAGAATATCATCCCCCCATACCCCCCTTAGTCAAGGGGGGTATGGGGGGATCGATCAAAATAGCGATCGCCAAAGATAAAGCGTTTAACTTCTATTACCCTGATAATCTAGACATTTTAGAACAGTTAGGGGCGACAATCTGTTACTGGAGTCCTCTAAAAGATGAAACCTTACCCGAAGGCACTGTCGGGCTATATTTTGGGGGTGGCTTTCCTGAAATGTTTGCAGAAGCTTTATCGAGGAACCAAAACGCTTTAAATGCGGTTAAACAAGCGATTATCAACGGAATGCCCACCTATGCTGAATGTGGGGGATTAATGTATCTGTGTCAGGAAATTGTTGATTTTAAGGGTAAATCCTGGCCAATGGTCGAGATTTTACCCACAACGGCTAAAATGGGGCAGAAATTAACATTAGGCTATCGACAAGCCATCGCTTCTGGTTCAAGTTTTCTGTTGAAGCAAGGGGACCCTATTTGGGGTCATGAATTTCATCGCTCTCAATTAACCCATTCTCCTGCTCAACCCATCTTTAACCTATCGAGTTGGCAGGAAAATAGCCCTCGTTATGGGGAAGGATGGCACCTTTATAACCTCCATGCATCCTATCTCCATCTGCATTTTGGGGGGTGTCCCCAGATAGCTGAAAAATTTTTTTGTCACACCCTTGATTTTTTTAGAAACCTTGCGTTAGACTAA
- a CDS encoding alkaline phosphatase: MANNNSVIFIHPDGTSPSHFMAGRLVSVGPDGLLNWDRMTKAGVYLGHMEDQLVGTSNAGAVTHAFGIKAFSGSYGLDENGNPYTSLSGQEGMTIMEEAIAAGKVTAVINSGFIAEPGTGVFLADTENRGNVEEITLEIVESGVDVIMGGGEIHYLPEGVTGRFGEEGIREDGRNLIEEAQADGYTVVYTLEELANLPANTEKVLGIFAAEDTYNDTTEARLKEQGFEDEQGNLILYGQPGNENPPTVSQMLEATLGLDIFQNPENGMFVVLEEEGTDNFGNNNNAAGTIEAVLRADAAIGVAQDYIDNVNPHTLLITAADSDGGGLEVDDRSGETVGTTRVQPPFDPDPRVPYDGTTGNDTAPFVTGQPDANGDTFEFGVLWSGNPDVAGSIVSKTYGLNAEKLPATVDNTGIYRLMYETLFNVALDAPEGIPDEIPEPPAPTKETGNVIFIHPDGTSPSHYAAARFSSVSPDGRLNWDNMTDAGVYLGHMDDRIVGTSNGGAVVHAYGIKPYAGSYGLDADGNPYTSLSGLEGTTIMQEAIAAGKPTAVINSGFIAEPGTGVFLSAAENRSNVQEITLEIVESGVDVIMGGGEIHYLPEGVTGRFGEEGIREDGRNLIQEAQEDGYTVVYTLEELLNLPTNTEKVLGIFAAEDTYNDTTEANLVEQGFVNEDGSLILYGQPGNENPPTVAQMLEVTLGLDQFVNAEDGFMVVLEEEGADNFPNNNNGAGAIEATLRGDAAIGVAQNFVRNVNPNTLVLTAADSDAGGLEVDDVSGETVGSVTVQGPYENRVPRDGVEGNDGTPFVTGAPDANGDTFEFGLAYASTTDVAGSIVAKSFGLNSDLLKATADNTDMYRIMYETLFGVAPEDVERFDPVAFGSAEDDFFDTVISGSDFVGAANQLLFAGSGNDYVDVSQTPDAFNRIDLGSGDDLFFAGSGDRILASSGDDILFLGSGGDNVVTGGSGSDQFWLLTDSEDLPTMANTITDFAIDEDVMGFGATDLDFDQLTLTQEGNSTVINALGQDLAILSNIQASDLSASDFVFA, encoded by the coding sequence ATGGCCAACAATAATAGTGTAATTTTCATTCATCCTGATGGAACCAGTCCTTCCCATTTTATGGCTGGACGCTTGGTTTCCGTCGGTCCTGATGGTCTTCTTAATTGGGATAGGATGACCAAGGCAGGGGTTTACCTAGGACACATGGAAGACCAACTGGTGGGGACTTCTAATGCAGGGGCTGTAACTCATGCCTTTGGCATTAAAGCTTTCTCTGGTAGCTACGGTTTAGACGAAAACGGGAATCCTTACACTTCTCTTTCTGGTCAAGAAGGCATGACCATTATGGAAGAGGCGATCGCAGCCGGAAAAGTTACTGCCGTGATCAACTCTGGATTCATTGCCGAACCCGGAACCGGGGTTTTCCTGGCAGATACCGAAAATCGAGGTAATGTAGAAGAAATCACCTTAGAAATCGTCGAATCTGGGGTGGATGTGATTATGGGGGGTGGTGAAATTCACTACTTACCCGAAGGAGTGACGGGACGCTTTGGAGAAGAAGGAATTCGCGAAGATGGACGGAACCTGATCGAAGAAGCCCAAGCAGACGGTTACACCGTGGTTTACACCCTCGAAGAGTTAGCCAATTTACCCGCTAATACCGAGAAAGTTTTAGGGATTTTTGCAGCAGAAGACACCTACAACGACACCACAGAAGCTAGATTAAAAGAGCAAGGCTTTGAGGATGAACAAGGCAATTTAATCCTCTATGGTCAACCCGGAAACGAAAATCCTCCCACCGTTTCCCAAATGCTAGAGGCAACTTTAGGGTTAGATATCTTTCAAAATCCTGAGAATGGAATGTTTGTGGTGCTAGAAGAAGAAGGCACCGACAACTTTGGCAACAATAATAACGCAGCCGGCACCATCGAAGCCGTTTTACGAGCCGATGCGGCCATCGGTGTGGCTCAAGACTACATCGATAATGTTAACCCTCATACTTTGTTAATCACGGCCGCCGATAGTGATGGGGGTGGTTTAGAAGTCGATGATCGTTCAGGGGAAACCGTCGGCACCACCAGAGTACAACCCCCCTTCGATCCCGATCCCAGAGTTCCCTACGATGGCACTACAGGGAACGATACCGCTCCTTTTGTCACCGGCCAACCGGACGCTAATGGGGACACCTTTGAATTTGGAGTGTTATGGTCTGGAAACCCCGACGTAGCAGGAAGTATTGTTTCTAAAACCTACGGGTTAAACGCCGAGAAACTCCCGGCCACCGTGGACAACACAGGGATTTATCGCTTGATGTACGAAACCCTATTTAATGTTGCTTTAGATGCACCAGAAGGGATTCCTGATGAGATTCCTGAACCCCCTGCACCCACTAAAGAGACAGGAAACGTCATCTTTATCCATCCCGACGGCACCAGTCCCTCCCATTATGCGGCAGCTCGTTTTTCCTCAGTGAGTCCCGATGGTCGTTTGAACTGGGATAATATGACCGATGCCGGGGTTTATCTCGGTCACATGGACGATCGCATTGTTGGCACTTCTAATGGGGGTGCAGTGGTTCACGCCTATGGGATTAAACCCTATGCTGGCAGTTACGGGTTAGATGCAGATGGGAACCCTTACACCTCCTTATCCGGGTTGGAAGGAACCACCATTATGCAAGAAGCGATCGCAGCAGGGAAACCCACGGCAGTGATCAACTCTGGCTTTATCGCCGAACCCGGCACCGGTGTTTTCCTCTCAGCAGCAGAAAATCGTAGCAACGTTCAAGAAATTACTCTAGAAATTGTTGAATCCGGTGTTGATGTGATTATGGGGGGTGGTGAAATTCACTATCTACCCGAAGGAGTAACGGGACGCTTTGGAGAAGAAGGAATTCGCGAAGATGGACGGAACCTGATCCAAGAAGCCCAAGAAGATGGTTATACCGTGGTTTACACCCTCGAAGAATTACTCAATTTACCCACGAATACCGAGAAAGTCTTAGGGATTTTTGCAGCAGAAGATACCTACAACGACACCACAGAAGCTAATTTAGTTGAGCAAGGTTTTGTCAATGAAGACGGCAGTTTAATTCTCTACGGTCAACCCGGTAACGAAAATCCTCCTACCGTCGCCCAAATGCTAGAAGTCACGTTAGGGTTAGATCAATTTGTTAATGCCGAAGACGGCTTCATGGTGGTTCTCGAAGAAGAAGGGGCCGACAATTTTCCCAATAATAATAATGGGGCAGGTGCCATTGAAGCAACGCTACGGGGAGATGCTGCCATTGGAGTAGCCCAAAACTTTGTTCGCAATGTTAACCCCAATACGTTAGTCTTAACGGCTGCTGATAGTGATGCTGGTGGTTTAGAAGTGGATGACGTATCCGGTGAAACTGTGGGGAGCGTCACTGTTCAGGGTCCTTATGAAAACCGAGTTCCCCGTGACGGTGTGGAAGGGAATGATGGCACTCCTTTTGTCACGGGCGCACCGGATGCCAATGGGGATACGTTTGAATTTGGCCTAGCTTATGCCAGCACCACCGATGTCGCAGGTAGTATTGTTGCTAAGTCATTCGGTTTAAATTCTGACCTCTTAAAAGCCACAGCAGACAATACGGATATGTACCGTATTATGTACGAAACCCTGTTTGGGGTAGCTCCTGAAGACGTAGAACGATTTGATCCTGTCGCCTTTGGGTCTGCTGAAGATGACTTTTTTGATACGGTGATCTCTGGTAGTGACTTTGTGGGTGCAGCGAATCAACTTCTCTTTGCTGGCAGTGGCAATGACTATGTGGACGTTTCTCAGACTCCCGATGCGTTTAATCGTATTGACTTGGGCAGTGGTGATGATCTGTTCTTTGCTGGAAGTGGCGATCGCATTCTAGCTAGTTCTGGAGATGATATTCTCTTTTTGGGTTCTGGTGGTGATAATGTCGTTACAGGAGGTTCCGGAAGCGATCAATTCTGGCTTCTTACTGACTCAGAAGATTTACCAACTATGGCGAATACTATCACTGATTTTGCCATTGATGAGGATGTCATGGGCTTTGGTGCTACTGATCTTGATTTTGATCAGCTAACCTTAACCCAAGAAGGTAATAGTACAGTGATCAACGCTTTAGGACAGGATTTAGCCATCTTATCCAATATTCAAGCCAGTGATTTAAGTGCTTCTGATTTTGTCTTTGCTTAA